From the Sulfurospirillum tamanense genome, one window contains:
- a CDS encoding flagellar basal body-associated FliL family protein, producing MKWLFLGLIPLGLWAQTLHLEKFESDLYSKKGNLETLKISMDLMIEGRYVEEESFKVVDALNVVIGSFFAEDLLTSKGKESLKQTLRSFSAKEHGVDIDAVYIHALGLVKNPKVEEIIEALKREGLCVKP from the coding sequence ATGAAATGGTTATTTTTGGGACTTATCCCCTTGGGATTGTGGGCGCAAACTTTGCACTTGGAAAAATTTGAGAGTGACCTGTACAGTAAGAAAGGCAACCTTGAAACCCTGAAAATCAGCATGGATTTGATGATTGAAGGGCGCTATGTAGAAGAAGAGAGTTTTAAAGTTGTCGATGCGCTCAATGTGGTGATCGGCAGTTTTTTTGCCGAAGATTTGCTTACTTCTAAAGGCAAGGAGTCGTTAAAACAAACCCTTAGAAGCTTTAGCGCTAAAGAACACGGGGTGGACATTGATGCGGTTTATATCCATGCATTAGGGTTAGTAAAAAACCCAAAGGTTGAAGAAATCATCGAAGCCCTAAAGCGAGAAGGGCTGTGCGTTAAGCCCTAA
- a CDS encoding CopG family transcriptional regulator, whose amino-acid sequence MADLDSCARELEYSRTCIIEKAVSTYFDIFDEMISDKRIDAFKAGKTEVYSLEEVA is encoded by the coding sequence TTGGCTGATTTAGACTCTTGTGCGCGCGAACTTGAGTATTCACGCACTTGCATCATCGAGAAAGCAGTAAGTACGTATTTTGATATATTTGATGAAATGATTTCAGACAAAAGAATCGATGCGTTTAAAGCTGGAAAAACTGAAGTTTATTCTCTTGAAGAGGTAGCATAA
- the larB gene encoding nickel pincer cofactor biosynthesis protein LarB, whose product MNEQTIEKLLKAVKNDDISIANALKKMKSLPFEDIDFAKIDHHRQIRLGYPEVIYGERKTPDQIAQIAQKLLDKKSNILITRANEQAYGAVKTIAPEAKYNVIGRTITIEREHIVPPKSYIAIIAAGTSDLYAVEEAYETAKILGNHVKKVVDVGVAGIHRLFAHLDIIQNARVVIVIAGMEGALASVVGGLVDKPVIAVPTSVGYGASFGGMAALLSMLNSCASGVSVVNIDNGFGAAYSASIINHL is encoded by the coding sequence ATGAATGAACAAACAATTGAAAAGCTTTTAAAAGCAGTTAAAAATGATGATATAAGTATCGCAAATGCACTGAAAAAAATGAAGTCGCTTCCTTTTGAAGATATTGATTTCGCAAAGATTGATCATCACAGGCAAATTCGTTTGGGCTATCCAGAAGTCATTTATGGAGAGAGAAAAACACCAGATCAAATTGCTCAAATTGCTCAAAAACTTTTAGATAAAAAGAGCAATATTTTAATTACTCGTGCGAACGAGCAAGCATATGGTGCCGTCAAAACAATAGCACCAGAAGCTAAATACAATGTTATAGGAAGAACCATTACAATTGAGCGTGAACATATCGTTCCACCGAAAAGTTATATCGCAATTATCGCAGCAGGAACATCAGATCTTTATGCTGTAGAGGAAGCTTACGAAACCGCAAAAATCTTGGGAAATCATGTCAAAAAAGTTGTAGATGTGGGTGTAGCAGGGATTCATCGTCTATTTGCACATTTGGATATCATTCAAAATGCAAGAGTGGTCATTGTGATAGCTGGCATGGAAGGCGCACTTGCTAGTGTTGTCGGTGGACTTGTTGATAAACCTGTTATTGCTGTGCCAACCAGTGTGGGTTATGGTGCTAGCTTTGGAGGTATGGCCGCTCTTCTTTCAATGCTTAATAGTTGTGCCAGTGGTGTAAGTGTGGTAAATATCGACAATGGCTTTGGAGCTGCCTATAGCGCTAGCATCATCAATCATTTATGA